A DNA window from Flavisolibacter ginsenosidimutans contains the following coding sequences:
- a CDS encoding sulfate adenylyltransferase subunit 1 has protein sequence MDLLRFITAGSVDDGKSTLIGRLLYDSKSILVDQFETLKKQSKNAVHSEIDLALLTDGLRAEREQGITIDVAYKYFSTPKRKFIIADAPGHIQYTRNMITGASNADCIVILVDARNGVVEQTKRHSIIASLLQIPHVIVAINKMDMVDYDKVVYDVIVEQYKALAKQLNLQDVYYIPMSALKGDNIITTSPEFPWYKGEPLLSYLENLEVTHGATDAPARFQVQYVIRPQSEDLHDYRGYAGRISNGSYAVDDVVRILPEGLTSSISAIEAAGKEVKEAYAGQSVILHLKDDIDISRGDAFVKEHELPKFEQEFDAFVCWMDAKELHEGAKYLLQKGSRRVKAVVKEIEYKLDVNTLEQHPSPQSAKLNDVVKVRIKTAEPLSYDAYTKLSSNGTAILIDQTSNMTSGALLLQ, from the coding sequence ATGGACCTTTTACGATTTATAACCGCCGGCAGCGTTGATGATGGAAAAAGCACCTTGATCGGCCGCTTGCTTTACGATAGCAAAAGCATTCTTGTTGACCAATTTGAAACGCTGAAAAAGCAAAGTAAGAACGCGGTGCATTCGGAGATTGACTTGGCTTTGCTGACCGATGGTTTGCGTGCCGAAAGAGAACAAGGCATTACTATTGACGTAGCGTATAAATATTTTTCTACGCCCAAGCGTAAGTTCATTATTGCCGACGCACCGGGGCACATACAGTACACCCGCAACATGATCACCGGAGCTTCCAATGCTGATTGCATTGTCATCCTTGTTGATGCCCGTAACGGCGTGGTGGAACAAACCAAGCGTCATTCCATCATTGCTTCCTTGCTCCAAATTCCACACGTGATTGTTGCCATCAACAAAATGGACATGGTGGATTACGACAAAGTTGTTTACGATGTCATTGTTGAACAATACAAAGCACTGGCTAAGCAATTAAACCTGCAAGACGTTTACTACATTCCAATGAGTGCGTTGAAAGGTGATAACATCATAACAACCTCGCCTGAATTTCCCTGGTACAAAGGCGAACCCTTGCTTTCTTATTTAGAGAATTTGGAAGTGACGCACGGTGCAACCGATGCGCCTGCACGCTTTCAAGTTCAGTACGTCATTCGTCCGCAGTCGGAAGACTTGCACGATTACCGTGGCTACGCCGGACGAATCAGTAACGGCAGCTACGCAGTTGACGATGTCGTGCGAATTCTTCCCGAAGGCCTTACTTCATCCATCAGTGCGATTGAAGCAGCCGGGAAAGAAGTGAAAGAAGCTTATGCCGGGCAGAGCGTGATTCTTCACCTGAAAGACGACATTGACATCAGCCGCGGCGACGCTTTTGTGAAAGAGCACGAGTTGCCAAAGTTTGAACAGGAGTTCGACGCTTTTGTGTGCTGGATGGACGCAAAGGAATTACACGAAGGGGCTAAATATCTTTTGCAAAAAGGCTCACGCAGAGTGAAAGCGGTTGTTAAAGAAATCGAATACAAGCTGGACGTGAATACGCTGGAACAACATCCTTCGCCGCAGTCGGCCAAATTGAACGACGTGGTAAA
- a CDS encoding phosphoadenylyl-sulfate reductase, which yields MSIQLKDSFLSLQQYISGLSINEALEKLNEAFPEQLVFSTSFSYEDQVITDYISETAIPVSIFTLDTGRLFPETYSTWSRTLERYQLTIDAYYPQTEKLQEFVREYGPNSFYESVENRKSCCHIRKVEPLKRALAGKAVWITGLRAEHSPNRSDMQILEWDEANQIIKYNPLLHWATEEVRQYIDQRNVPYNALHDRGFVSIGCAPCTRAIKPGEDFRAGRWWWEDASKKECGLHVHQTATT from the coding sequence ATGTCTATTCAGCTTAAAGACAGTTTTCTGTCTTTGCAACAGTACATTTCGGGCTTGTCCATAAACGAAGCGCTGGAAAAACTTAACGAAGCATTTCCGGAACAACTCGTCTTCTCCACCAGCTTTAGTTACGAGGATCAGGTCATCACCGATTACATCAGTGAAACGGCCATTCCTGTTTCCATTTTCACATTGGATACAGGGCGTTTGTTTCCCGAGACGTATTCAACCTGGAGCCGTACGTTGGAACGCTATCAATTAACGATTGACGCTTATTATCCGCAAACGGAAAAATTGCAGGAATTTGTTCGGGAGTACGGTCCGAATTCATTTTACGAATCGGTTGAAAACAGAAAAAGCTGCTGCCACATCCGCAAAGTAGAGCCCTTGAAAAGAGCGTTGGCCGGCAAGGCGGTTTGGATTACCGGACTTCGTGCGGAACACTCGCCTAACCGCAGCGACATGCAGATACTTGAGTGGGACGAAGCGAATCAAATCATTAAATACAATCCGCTGCTGCATTGGGCAACCGAAGAGGTGCGGCAATACATTGACCAGCGTAACGTGCCTTATAATGCTTTGCATGATCGCGGCTTTGTCAGCATTGGTTGTGCGCCTTGTACTCGTGCCATCAAACCCGGTGAAGATTTTCGTGCTGGCCGCTGGTGGTGGGAAGACGCCAGCAAAAAAGAATGCGGCTTACACGTACATCAAACAGCAACGACGTAA
- the cysD gene encoding sulfate adenylyltransferase subunit CysD — protein MNSRLDYLDQLEAEAIYILREVAGQFEKPALLFSGGKDSITLVHLALKAFRPGKFPFPLVHIDTGHNFQEALDFRDNLAKTLGEQLIVRKVEDTIKAKGLKEKTGKLASRNALQTFTLLDTIEEFEFDACIGGARRDEEKARAKERIFSIRDEFGGWEPKKQRPELWNIYNGKINKGENVRVFPISNWTELDVWNYIRREKISLPSIYFSHEREILEYEGQLIATSEFIRIDKGDVVSTKRVRYRTVGDMTCTAAVESSASTIDDIISEITATRISERGETRIDDRISEAAMEDRKVNGYF, from the coding sequence ATGAACTCACGATTAGATTATTTAGACCAATTGGAAGCAGAAGCGATTTACATTCTGCGTGAAGTGGCTGGGCAGTTTGAAAAACCGGCCTTGTTGTTTTCAGGCGGAAAAGATTCAATAACGCTTGTGCACCTTGCGTTGAAAGCCTTTCGTCCCGGCAAGTTTCCTTTTCCGCTCGTGCACATTGATACAGGCCACAATTTTCAAGAAGCACTGGACTTCCGCGACAACCTTGCAAAAACGTTGGGCGAACAACTGATTGTTCGCAAAGTAGAAGACACCATCAAGGCAAAAGGTTTAAAAGAAAAAACGGGCAAACTTGCCAGCCGCAACGCTTTGCAAACCTTTACGCTTCTCGATACCATTGAAGAATTTGAATTTGACGCTTGTATTGGTGGCGCTCGTCGCGACGAAGAAAAAGCAAGAGCGAAAGAGCGCATCTTCTCCATTCGTGATGAATTTGGCGGATGGGAGCCAAAGAAGCAACGGCCCGAACTCTGGAACATTTACAACGGAAAAATCAACAAAGGCGAAAACGTTCGCGTGTTTCCCATCTCAAACTGGACAGAGCTTGACGTTTGGAATTATATCCGCCGCGAAAAAATTAGCTTGCCTTCCATCTATTTCTCGCACGAAAGAGAGATTCTTGAATACGAAGGTCAGTTGATTGCAACCTCCGAATTCATCCGTATTGATAAAGGCGATGTTGTTTCAACAAAACGTGTTCGCTATCGCACGGTTGGCGACATGACGTGTACGGCTGCGGTAGAAAGCAGTGCATCGACCATTGATGATATTATTTCTGAAATCACGGCAACAAGAATCAGCGAACGCGGCGAAACAAGAATAGACGACCGCATTTCAGAAGCGGCAATGGAAGACAGAAAAGTGAACGGATATTTTTAA
- a CDS encoding glutamine synthetase beta-grasp domain-containing protein, with protein MSASKLEYIWLDGYKPVQSLRSKTKIEKNFSGLLEDCPMWSFDGSSTEQAPGGSSDCLLKPVFIVNDPQRRNGYLVMCEVLNADGTAHESNGRATIDDDDNDFWFGFEQEYFLWSPETNRPLGFPKDGYPRPQGPYYCSVGAANAFGRAMVEEHLDACLDAGLNVEGINAEVAAGQWEFQVFAKGAKEAGDQTWIARYLLERIGEKYGVTINWHCKPLGALDWNGSGMHANFSNSILRNCGSRETYERICEAFRPVVAEHIAVYGSDNHLRLTGKHETAAITDFKYGVSDRGASIRIPIATVERGWKGWLEDRRPNSAADPYKVAGRIVKTVKSANVEYVMEPSRKEMVA; from the coding sequence ATGTCAGCTTCTAAGTTAGAGTACATCTGGCTCGACGGCTACAAGCCCGTTCAAAGCCTTCGCAGCAAAACAAAAATTGAAAAAAACTTCAGCGGCCTTTTGGAAGATTGTCCCATGTGGAGCTTTGATGGTTCTTCAACCGAGCAAGCGCCGGGCGGTTCTTCCGACTGTTTGTTGAAACCCGTGTTCATTGTAAACGATCCGCAACGCAGAAACGGCTATCTCGTGATGTGCGAAGTATTGAATGCCGACGGTACGGCACATGAATCCAATGGCCGTGCAACCATTGACGACGATGACAATGATTTCTGGTTTGGCTTTGAGCAGGAATATTTCCTGTGGAGTCCTGAAACAAATAGACCCCTCGGCTTTCCGAAAGACGGCTACCCGCGTCCGCAAGGCCCTTACTATTGTTCGGTTGGCGCAGCCAATGCTTTCGGCCGTGCTATGGTTGAAGAACACCTCGATGCTTGCCTTGATGCGGGCTTAAATGTGGAAGGCATTAATGCTGAAGTGGCCGCTGGCCAATGGGAGTTTCAGGTATTTGCCAAAGGCGCCAAAGAAGCCGGCGATCAAACCTGGATTGCCCGTTATTTGCTTGAACGCATCGGCGAAAAATACGGTGTTACCATTAACTGGCATTGCAAACCGCTGGGTGCTTTGGATTGGAACGGAAGCGGCATGCACGCCAATTTCTCCAACAGCATTTTGCGTAACTGCGGCAGCCGCGAGACGTACGAAAGAATTTGTGAAGCTTTCCGTCCTGTAGTTGCGGAGCACATTGCTGTTTACGGTTCTGACAATCACTTGCGCTTAACGGGAAAGCACGAAACCGCAGCCATCACCGATTTCAAATACGGTGTATCGGATCGCGGTGCGTCTATCCGCATACCCATTGCTACCGTTGAAAGAGGATGGAAAGGCTGGCTGGAAGATCGCCGTCCGAACAGCGCCGCCGATCCTTATAAAGTTGCGGGCCGTATTGTAAAGACTGTGAAGTCTGCCAACGTTGAATACGTAATGGAGCCTTCAAGAAAAGAGATGGTAGCGTAA